From a single Chitinophaga sp. Cy-1792 genomic region:
- a CDS encoding helix-turn-helix domain-containing protein, which produces MEFQQIVPPAYLQNYVRYFWTLTSTDNGLPKTFKTIADGCPGLMFQFAEKGSFSQFGKDLPTVFLYGQATTFTEIITPASFRSVGVYFQPHALKSIFGYNAQELTDGCTEITGQLPEMLLNAGSIREQIDIIAAWLYEEIQQRENKTDADLYNALHRIVANAGNISLKTILDELQLSERSLERKFLQHIGMTPKLFARICRFQASLSQLRNNQFSKLSDIAFEQEYADQSHFIRAFKEFAGASPNKYQRQSEEILENFPIQKR; this is translated from the coding sequence ATGGAATTTCAGCAAATAGTACCGCCTGCTTATCTTCAAAACTATGTCAGGTACTTCTGGACATTAACCAGTACTGATAATGGTTTGCCCAAAACCTTCAAAACCATTGCAGATGGTTGTCCGGGCCTGATGTTCCAGTTTGCTGAAAAAGGGTCCTTCAGTCAGTTTGGTAAAGACCTGCCAACCGTTTTTCTCTATGGCCAGGCAACTACCTTTACCGAAATCATTACGCCGGCTTCGTTCAGGTCTGTAGGTGTCTATTTCCAGCCACATGCACTCAAAAGTATTTTTGGCTATAACGCCCAGGAACTGACAGATGGCTGTACCGAAATAACGGGACAGCTACCGGAAATGCTGCTGAACGCCGGTTCTATACGGGAACAGATAGATATTATCGCGGCATGGCTATACGAAGAGATTCAGCAACGCGAAAATAAAACAGATGCTGACCTGTATAACGCCCTGCACCGTATTGTAGCAAATGCGGGTAATATCTCCCTGAAAACAATACTGGATGAGCTACAACTCTCCGAAAGAAGCCTCGAAAGAAAGTTCCTGCAACATATCGGGATGACCCCCAAACTCTTTGCGCGTATCTGCCGCTTTCAGGCCAGCCTGAGCCAGTTACGTAACAATCAGTTTTCCAAACTATCAGATATCGCCTTTGAACAGGAGTATGCTGATCAGTCCCACTTTATCCGCGCTTTCAAAGAATTCGCGGGAGCATCTCCCAACAAATATCAACGACAGTCTGAGGAGATACTGGAAAACTTCCCTATACAAAAAAGATAA
- a CDS encoding DUF1772 domain-containing protein has protein sequence MIIYILSCCLTGLMAGLFLCWSIATMPGITQLNDSQFIAAMQAMNRAIVNPVFVISYMAPLVLLPLLSWKTLHHPAFGIILTATILYIVSFLITMVCNVPLNEALDKVDVAQAGADVLKQQRLNFVSAWITWHTIRTVMMIISFVCCLCAICRH, from the coding sequence ATGATTATTTATATTCTTTCCTGTTGCCTGACAGGCCTGATGGCGGGGCTCTTCCTCTGCTGGTCTATCGCTACAATGCCTGGCATTACTCAATTGAACGACAGTCAGTTTATTGCTGCCATGCAGGCTATGAACAGGGCCATTGTAAACCCGGTATTCGTGATCTCCTATATGGCGCCATTGGTATTGCTGCCATTGCTCTCCTGGAAAACGCTGCACCATCCGGCGTTTGGCATCATTCTGACAGCCACCATATTGTATATAGTATCTTTTTTGATCACTATGGTTTGCAATGTGCCGCTGAATGAGGCACTGGATAAGGTAGACGTAGCGCAGGCCGGCGCGGACGTGTTGAAGCAGCAGCGGCTGAACTTTGTGAGTGCCTGGATAACATGGCATACTATCCGGACAGTTATGATGATTATTAGTTTTGTATGCTGCCTTTGCGCTATATGCAGGCATTAA
- a CDS encoding GlxA family transcriptional regulator, with amino-acid sequence MKHVSILIPFGACSLSNIEGTWHIFTEVNTILRRMDREPFFDVHLVGISSAATQRNGLFTITPDALIREVPKTDMIFIPAMHQDPREAFRLNQEFVPWIQQQYADGAEVISFCIGAFFLAGTGLLTGKKCATHWAAASDFRMMYPDIEVVDEKIMTEEEGIYTSGGAYSYLNLLLYIIEKYMGREMAIIIAKTFMIDIDKDSQSPFIMFQGQKTHEDEPVKQAQEFIEKNFQDKVTVDQLANMLALGRRSLERRFKKATSNTVTEYIQRVKIEVAKKSFETSRKNITEVMYDVGYADIKAFRTIFRKVTGLSPVEYRNKYNKTAAMAAAV; translated from the coding sequence ATGAAACACGTATCCATATTGATCCCCTTTGGTGCCTGCAGTCTCTCCAACATCGAGGGCACCTGGCATATCTTCACGGAAGTAAATACTATTCTCCGGCGTATGGACCGCGAACCATTTTTCGATGTGCACCTGGTAGGTATTTCTTCTGCCGCCACACAACGTAATGGTTTGTTTACCATCACCCCTGACGCGCTGATCCGTGAAGTGCCTAAAACTGATATGATTTTTATTCCTGCCATGCATCAGGACCCTCGTGAAGCATTCAGGTTAAACCAGGAATTTGTTCCCTGGATTCAGCAGCAATACGCAGATGGCGCGGAAGTAATCAGCTTCTGTATCGGCGCTTTCTTCCTGGCAGGAACAGGATTGCTGACCGGTAAAAAATGTGCTACCCATTGGGCTGCTGCCAGTGATTTCAGGATGATGTACCCTGATATCGAAGTGGTAGACGAAAAAATCATGACCGAAGAAGAAGGCATCTATACCAGCGGTGGTGCTTATTCTTACCTCAACCTCCTCCTGTATATCATTGAAAAATACATGGGCAGGGAAATGGCGATCATCATTGCCAAAACGTTCATGATCGACATCGACAAAGACAGCCAGTCGCCATTTATCATGTTCCAGGGCCAGAAAACCCATGAAGATGAACCGGTAAAACAGGCACAGGAATTTATCGAAAAAAACTTCCAGGACAAAGTAACCGTAGACCAGCTGGCAAATATGCTGGCATTAGGCCGCAGAAGCCTGGAACGCCGCTTCAAAAAAGCTACCAGCAACACCGTTACGGAGTATATCCAGCGTGTTAAAATCGAAGTAGCCAAGAAAAGCTTTGAAACCAGCCGTAAAAATATAACAGAAGTAATGTATGATGTTGGCTATGCAGACATCAAAGCATTCAGAACAATATTCCGGAAAGTAACAGGACTCTCCCCTGTTGAATACCGCAACAAATACAACAAAACAGCTGCCATGGCAGCTGCTGTATAA
- a CDS encoding dihydrofolate reductase family protein has product MRKVVALAFVTLDGFTTGPGGETDWQLRAFNEEMGEFVFQEYAAADILLLGRRTYEQFADYWQQQPAADPEALRMNSVSKIVFSNTLTTAAWKNTTLVSNNIPLVISQLKQQPGKDLLIVGSIGLIQSFTNMKLIDEFRLLIYPVMLGTGRRLFANLSELQQFTFIRSRIFSNGVLLGVYKPAPQWKCSFM; this is encoded by the coding sequence ATGAGAAAAGTTGTTGCGTTGGCATTTGTTACCCTTGATGGTTTTACTACCGGGCCTGGTGGAGAAACAGACTGGCAGTTGCGGGCATTTAATGAGGAGATGGGAGAATTTGTGTTCCAGGAATATGCAGCGGCAGATATATTATTGTTAGGGCGTCGTACATACGAGCAGTTTGCAGATTACTGGCAACAGCAGCCAGCAGCGGATCCTGAAGCATTACGCATGAATAGTGTTTCAAAGATTGTTTTTTCAAATACGCTGACAACAGCTGCCTGGAAAAATACCACACTGGTTAGTAACAACATACCACTGGTCATCTCACAACTAAAACAACAACCGGGGAAAGACTTGCTGATAGTGGGAAGTATAGGATTGATACAAAGTTTTACCAACATGAAGCTGATCGATGAATTTCGTTTGCTCATCTATCCGGTCATGCTGGGTACGGGTCGGCGCCTGTTTGCAAATCTCAGCGAGCTGCAGCAATTTACGTTTATACGTTCCCGTATTTTCAGCAATGGCGTGCTGCTGGGCGTTTATAAGCCTGCTCCCCAATGGAAATGTAGTTTTATGTAG
- a CDS encoding serine hydrolase, with product MKKLAILILILISGRNAFAQQMKAYTDSLRKQYKVPELGYAVLSADTVLEMHIGGENKTGSGLQAALTDRFRIGSNTKAVTSLLAEMLVQQGKLRFDTRFFDVLPELKKSSDPGYAGLTLTQLLSMRAPLPPYTYTNKLPAIDQFNGDGAAQRRQFAVWLLQQKPSQQQSNGLYLTNAGYILAGVMLEKASGKSYVELVQEFNERWHTDFATGNPNATDSNQVWGHNSELQPEAPQENIKLEWLQAAGNLNTTLPGYISYLQTQLKAFRGMSPQLSKSDIEFMHYHLPVFSFGWMINKDAPHIISHNIGNPGTFYTAVQLIPAANRAYVIFTNSQTKATEEAVALLMDTLQTRYGK from the coding sequence ATGAAAAAATTAGCCATTCTTATCCTGATACTGATCTCCGGCCGTAATGCCTTTGCGCAGCAAATGAAAGCCTATACCGATAGTTTACGTAAACAATATAAAGTGCCCGAACTGGGTTATGCGGTGCTTAGCGCTGATACCGTACTGGAAATGCATATCGGTGGTGAGAATAAGACGGGCAGTGGTCTACAGGCAGCGCTGACAGACCGTTTCAGGATAGGAAGCAACACAAAGGCAGTTACCTCGCTGCTGGCGGAAATGTTGGTACAGCAGGGAAAGCTCCGTTTTGATACCCGCTTTTTTGATGTATTGCCTGAGCTGAAAAAATCTTCCGATCCGGGGTATGCCGGCCTTACACTCACGCAGCTATTATCTATGCGTGCACCACTGCCACCATATACTTATACTAACAAGCTGCCGGCCATTGACCAGTTTAACGGCGATGGCGCTGCTCAACGCAGGCAGTTTGCGGTATGGCTGCTACAGCAAAAGCCCAGCCAGCAACAATCTAACGGATTGTACCTGACCAATGCCGGTTATATACTGGCAGGCGTAATGCTGGAAAAAGCCAGCGGCAAATCCTATGTTGAATTAGTGCAGGAATTTAATGAACGCTGGCATACCGACTTCGCTACAGGCAATCCCAATGCCACCGACAGCAACCAGGTATGGGGGCACAACAGTGAACTGCAACCGGAAGCACCACAGGAAAATATCAAACTGGAATGGCTGCAGGCAGCGGGAAATCTTAATACCACCTTACCCGGTTATATATCCTACCTGCAAACACAGCTGAAAGCTTTCAGGGGTATGAGTCCGCAGTTATCAAAGTCAGATATTGAATTCATGCATTACCACCTGCCGGTATTTTCTTTTGGATGGATGATCAACAAAGATGCTCCCCATATCATATCCCACAACATCGGTAACCCAGGCACTTTCTATACGGCGGTGCAGCTGATCCCGGCGGCCAACAGGGCTTATGTGATCTTTACCAATAGCCAGACCAAAGCCACAGAAGAGGCGGTGGCGCTGTTGATGGATACCTTGCAAACCCGTTACGGCAAATAA
- a CDS encoding GlxA family transcriptional regulator, which produces MADESSKLIVITILPGSRLLTMAGPADVFSFAQLMLEEEHGKGFKGYEVVIASATADKEIKLNSSARLIAATSLLEMDRPIDTLILIGMRLEEQPDTDNFYHWLHLNAPHIRRVAGVCVATFVLAKAGLLKHKRATTHWERTEDLQRRYPDVLVDTTPFFIKDGNIYTAGGVTSGMDLSLAMVEEDYGRETALRVARKLVIHLKRPGNQKQFGGLLPDYELTSPLLAQLRPWMLEHLHENINVDEMAAFSHMSARNFARVFLRETTFTPAKFLEKLRVEIARNYLENSSLSLEEIALKCGLGGLVSMRRVFLRHLEISPGTYRSTFRTALHTD; this is translated from the coding sequence ATGGCAGACGAATCATCCAAACTTATTGTAATCACGATACTTCCGGGAAGCAGGCTTTTAACGATGGCAGGCCCGGCAGATGTGTTTTCTTTTGCCCAGCTGATGCTGGAAGAAGAGCACGGAAAGGGTTTCAAAGGTTATGAAGTAGTAATTGCAAGTGCCACTGCCGACAAAGAGATAAAGCTGAACAGTTCCGCCAGGCTTATTGCCGCTACCTCGCTATTGGAAATGGACCGTCCGATAGATACGTTGATTCTGATTGGGATGCGGTTGGAGGAACAGCCCGACACCGACAACTTTTATCACTGGCTGCATCTAAATGCACCGCATATACGAAGAGTGGCGGGCGTTTGCGTGGCCACCTTTGTGCTGGCAAAAGCAGGGTTACTAAAGCATAAACGCGCTACCACGCACTGGGAGCGTACGGAAGACCTGCAACGGCGCTATCCCGATGTGCTGGTAGACACCACACCGTTCTTCATTAAAGACGGCAATATCTATACAGCAGGTGGGGTTACCTCCGGCATGGACCTGTCGTTAGCCATGGTAGAAGAAGATTATGGCCGTGAAACGGCATTGCGCGTAGCCAGGAAGCTGGTCATTCACCTGAAGCGGCCGGGTAACCAGAAACAGTTTGGCGGGCTGCTACCGGATTACGAACTGACATCGCCCTTGCTGGCACAGCTAAGGCCCTGGATGCTGGAGCATCTGCATGAAAACATAAACGTAGACGAAATGGCTGCGTTTAGTCATATGAGTGCCCGGAATTTTGCCCGGGTATTTCTCAGAGAAACCACTTTCACCCCTGCCAAATTCCTGGAGAAGCTACGGGTGGAAATAGCCCGTAATTACCTCGAAAACTCCAGCCTTTCCCTGGAAGAGATAGCCTTAAAATGTGGTCTGGGAGGCCTTGTATCTATGCGCAGGGTGTTTCTCCGTCACCTGGAAATTTCGCCAGGAACCTATCGAAGTACGTTCCGTACTGCTTTACATACCGATTGA
- the gap gene encoding type I glyceraldehyde-3-phosphate dehydrogenase, with translation MKIAINGFGRIGRMTMRVLLAQPGAEVVAINDLADINTLAHLFRFDSAHGRFAGTVAVDGNHLVINGKHIRLLNERNPEQLPWKELEIDTVVESTGRFTAKDQAQAHITAGARRVLITAPASGGVKTIVDGVNNNIITPEDIILSTASCTTNCIAPVLHVLHNAYGVESGFMTTIHAFTMDQMLQDGPHKDLRRARAAAQSIIPTTTGAAKAIGEVLPALKGRLDGFSYRVPVIDGSIAELTLNLAKSPSAAEINELLQHHAATDLAGILEYSTEPIVSADILGNTHSSIVDSLLTKNIGNTVKVVAWYDNEIGISNRIAGLVATL, from the coding sequence ATGAAAATTGCTATCAATGGGTTCGGCCGTATCGGCCGGATGACCATGCGGGTATTGCTTGCCCAGCCTGGCGCAGAAGTAGTAGCCATTAACGACCTCGCAGATATTAATACCCTGGCGCACCTGTTCAGGTTTGACTCCGCCCATGGCAGGTTTGCCGGCACTGTTGCCGTGGATGGCAACCATCTCGTCATAAACGGAAAGCATATACGATTACTCAATGAAAGAAATCCGGAGCAGTTGCCGTGGAAAGAGCTGGAGATAGATACTGTGGTAGAATCTACCGGCCGTTTTACTGCTAAAGATCAGGCGCAGGCCCATATTACAGCGGGGGCGAGGCGTGTCCTGATTACAGCTCCTGCCAGCGGTGGCGTAAAAACCATTGTAGACGGTGTTAACAATAATATCATTACGCCGGAAGATATTATTCTTTCTACGGCTTCCTGTACCACCAACTGTATTGCGCCGGTGCTGCATGTACTGCATAATGCATATGGTGTGGAATCTGGCTTTATGACTACCATTCACGCATTTACCATGGACCAGATGCTGCAGGATGGGCCTCACAAAGACCTGCGCAGGGCCAGGGCAGCTGCACAGTCTATCATTCCTACCACCACCGGTGCTGCCAAGGCTATCGGGGAAGTGTTGCCGGCGCTCAAAGGCCGCCTGGACGGGTTTTCCTACCGCGTACCGGTGATAGATGGCTCTATTGCAGAGCTCACCCTGAACCTGGCGAAATCGCCTTCAGCTGCAGAAATCAATGAATTGCTGCAACATCATGCCGCCACTGATCTGGCAGGGATACTGGAATATTCCACAGAACCAATTGTATCTGCTGATATCCTCGGTAATACGCATTCTTCAATTGTAGATAGCCTGCTTACAAAAAATATAGGCAATACCGTTAAGGTGGTAGCCTGGTATGATAATGAGATCGGTATTTCCAATCGCATCGCCGGACTGGTTGCCACTTTATAA
- a CDS encoding LytTR family DNA-binding domain-containing protein, giving the protein MKALSWSIKKGVLSGSHFLREEGRQRFALLDAVSNRIVLILFIALFSYGFMYVFMPFNMNIWYEDQHFTLATILLIFTGCGALAMAFSQFILSRLAIRRQLSNSGYLFWFALEIILIGAVVTMVNAAINPGIFLTFGEFLSTLPYITLIISIPYSLALLWFYTRQKMDQVRELTNIVPVAVPAAREPIINIRDENDKLVLSLPPEKLLLVKAEDNYVHIFYQAGNLTKKELVRTSLKKVEATISMHGFNRSHRSYVINIGRVVLFHKQAKGYFVCLEGLDDMQIPVSGSYLEFFTARFSQAV; this is encoded by the coding sequence ATGAAAGCTTTGAGTTGGTCCATCAAAAAAGGGGTGCTGTCTGGCAGCCATTTCCTACGGGAAGAAGGGCGGCAGCGGTTTGCGCTGCTGGATGCTGTCAGTAACCGAATTGTATTAATTCTGTTCATCGCCCTGTTTTCCTATGGTTTCATGTATGTTTTCATGCCGTTTAATATGAATATCTGGTATGAAGATCAACATTTTACCCTGGCCACTATCCTGTTGATATTTACCGGATGCGGTGCGCTGGCGATGGCCTTTTCCCAGTTCATATTATCCAGGTTGGCTATCAGGCGGCAGCTCTCCAATAGTGGTTATCTGTTCTGGTTTGCACTTGAAATTATATTGATCGGCGCTGTAGTTACCATGGTCAACGCTGCTATCAATCCCGGTATATTTCTCACTTTTGGTGAATTTCTCTCTACACTTCCCTATATCACACTCATTATCTCCATTCCTTATTCGCTGGCCCTGTTGTGGTTTTATACCCGTCAGAAGATGGACCAGGTCAGGGAGCTGACGAATATAGTGCCGGTGGCAGTACCGGCAGCCAGGGAGCCTATTATCAATATCAGGGATGAAAATGATAAGCTGGTGCTTAGTTTACCACCGGAGAAATTATTGCTGGTAAAAGCAGAAGATAATTATGTCCATATTTTTTATCAGGCAGGAAATCTCACTAAAAAAGAACTCGTACGCACTTCCCTGAAAAAAGTAGAGGCTACCATCAGTATGCATGGGTTTAACCGTAGCCACCGTTCCTATGTCATTAATATCGGCAGGGTGGTACTTTTTCACAAACAGGCCAAAGGGTATTTCGTTTGTCTGGAAGGGTTAGATGATATGCAGATACCTGTGTCCGGTTCTTACCTGGAATTTTTCACCGCCCGTTTTTCCCAGGCGGTTTAA
- a CDS encoding TonB-dependent receptor, translated as MVKIVQWLTMILCCCSVAHAQHVISGNVRNRDTKEAVPVVSVTVKGSPNGDYTNDQGNFRFTTHHEYPMTLVFSCVGFESQTLDVKGPGNVQIILVPTSILGKEVVVNASRSIQKKIESPVTIERISNRDVINSPQPGYYNMLQGLKGVDITTSSLTFTTVTTRGFNTSGNTNFTQIVDGMDNQAPGLNFALGAAIGLTELDVDNLELLSGASSALYGSRGLNGTMVMTGKDPFKYQGLSFQITQGVNHISKGKSNDPLGPSPYYDWTLRWGKKVNDKLAFKVNVQYIKARDWVAADTTNTNGLGNRYTDPNYNGVNMYGSKTSVDINPFLEGALAMNPDLAPIVNPLLDSAHNYVARTGYGEYDYLSSDAKLFKGNFEIRYKIKPELEAIASATYGEGNSVYSNDTRYALTGYRLSQYRLELKAKQWFVRAYTTQENSGHTIIASPTAQLINEAWKPSYDANTGDGWYPQYTGALLQALASGQDYNSASYAARQFADQGRPAAGSGYFNHLKDSIASLPTSQGGTLFLDKSRLYNAEFQYNFSSLFKFAEIIAGLNYRLYKLNSKGTLFPDITSPIDVAEYSAYVQGTKKVIHDKLSLSAAFRYDKNTLFQKPRVTTRTSAVLELGRESFLRGSYQNAYSFPSNIQALQSTPIDYNSFASGGSTRLLNGVYHFDQYPAYTLTSVQAYQRTERADSLEKFVPKDIMPQSVDAFELGYSALIGGKVLIDVLGYYSTWKNFIGYTNVANTPGTTDVTAFKDHSTYVQYNIAYNGAEKVNTYGYAASISFDLSHHFLAKANFSSDFLKNRNNSQINNFNTPNYKFNIDFGNEGFGKKERFSFNTTFRYRPGYYYQIGFASGNVAASAVLDAQISYKLVQAHSRIKLGATNLTNTYYRTGFGSPAIGGMYYATFAYNVF; from the coding sequence ATGGTCAAAATCGTACAGTGGTTAACAATGATTTTATGTTGCTGTTCTGTTGCACATGCACAGCATGTGATCAGTGGTAACGTCCGCAACCGCGATACCAAAGAAGCTGTTCCTGTAGTATCTGTTACCGTAAAAGGTTCCCCTAATGGCGATTATACCAACGACCAGGGAAACTTCCGGTTTACGACTCACCACGAATATCCCATGACCCTTGTATTTTCCTGTGTAGGCTTTGAATCCCAGACGCTGGATGTAAAAGGCCCGGGAAATGTCCAGATTATTCTGGTCCCCACGTCTATCCTGGGTAAGGAAGTTGTCGTAAATGCCAGCAGAAGTATCCAGAAAAAGATCGAATCGCCGGTTACCATCGAGCGTATCAGTAACCGGGACGTCATCAATTCACCGCAGCCGGGATATTACAATATGCTGCAGGGACTGAAAGGTGTTGATATTACCACCAGCAGTCTCACTTTCACCACTGTTACCACCCGTGGGTTTAATACCAGTGGTAATACCAACTTCACACAAATCGTAGATGGTATGGATAACCAGGCGCCGGGACTCAACTTCGCGCTGGGTGCCGCCATAGGTCTGACCGAGCTGGATGTAGATAACCTGGAGCTCTTATCCGGGGCCTCTTCTGCACTGTATGGCTCCAGAGGCCTCAACGGTACCATGGTTATGACAGGCAAAGACCCCTTCAAATACCAGGGGCTTAGCTTCCAGATCACGCAAGGAGTGAATCATATCAGCAAAGGGAAGTCCAACGATCCGCTGGGCCCTTCTCCGTACTACGACTGGACACTCCGCTGGGGCAAGAAGGTAAACGATAAACTCGCTTTTAAAGTAAACGTCCAGTATATAAAAGCCCGCGACTGGGTGGCAGCAGATACCACCAATACCAACGGATTGGGAAACAGGTATACCGATCCGAACTATAACGGTGTGAATATGTACGGCAGTAAAACTTCCGTGGATATTAACCCTTTCCTGGAAGGGGCCCTGGCTATGAATCCTGACCTGGCGCCTATTGTCAACCCTTTGCTGGACAGCGCACATAACTATGTGGCGCGTACCGGCTACGGTGAATACGACTACCTCAGCAGCGATGCTAAATTATTCAAGGGCAACTTTGAAATACGCTATAAAATCAAACCGGAGCTGGAAGCTATTGCCAGCGCTACTTACGGCGAAGGTAATTCGGTATACAGCAATGATACCCGTTATGCACTTACCGGCTACCGCTTATCGCAGTACCGCCTGGAGCTGAAAGCGAAGCAATGGTTTGTACGTGCCTATACCACCCAGGAAAATTCCGGTCATACCATTATTGCGAGTCCAACGGCCCAGCTGATAAATGAAGCCTGGAAGCCCAGTTACGACGCCAATACCGGCGACGGCTGGTACCCGCAATATACCGGTGCGCTTTTGCAGGCTTTAGCCTCCGGACAGGATTATAATTCTGCCAGCTATGCCGCCAGGCAGTTTGCGGACCAGGGCCGTCCGGCTGCCGGCAGTGGTTATTTTAATCACCTGAAAGATAGTATTGCTTCCCTGCCTACTTCCCAGGGAGGTACGCTGTTCCTCGATAAGAGCAGGTTATATAATGCAGAATTTCAATACAATTTTTCTTCGCTGTTTAAGTTTGCAGAGATCATAGCCGGATTGAATTACCGCCTGTATAAACTGAATTCCAAAGGAACTTTATTCCCGGATATCACCAGTCCGATCGATGTGGCAGAGTACAGCGCCTATGTACAGGGTACCAAAAAAGTGATACATGATAAATTGAGTCTGAGCGCGGCCTTCCGTTACGATAAAAATACGCTGTTCCAGAAACCGCGTGTTACCACCCGAACATCTGCTGTGCTGGAGCTGGGAAGAGAGAGCTTCCTGCGTGGATCTTATCAGAACGCGTATAGCTTTCCTTCCAACATACAGGCTTTACAATCTACCCCTATAGACTATAATAGCTTTGCCTCCGGCGGATCTACGCGGTTGCTGAATGGTGTGTACCATTTCGATCAGTATCCTGCGTATACGCTTACCAGTGTGCAGGCCTATCAGCGTACAGAGCGTGCTGACTCCCTGGAGAAATTCGTACCTAAAGATATTATGCCGCAATCCGTAGATGCGTTCGAGTTAGGGTATTCTGCGCTGATTGGTGGTAAAGTATTGATAGATGTACTGGGATATTATTCTACCTGGAAAAATTTCATTGGTTATACCAATGTGGCGAATACGCCCGGTACTACTGATGTTACGGCGTTTAAAGACCACAGTACCTATGTGCAATACAACATTGCCTACAATGGTGCGGAGAAGGTAAATACATATGGTTATGCGGCCAGTATCAGCTTTGATTTGTCGCACCATTTTCTGGCTAAAGCTAATTTCTCCTCCGACTTCTTAAAGAACAGGAATAATAGTCAGATCAACAATTTTAACACGCCTAACTACAAGTTTAATATTGATTTTGGTAACGAAGGATTTGGTAAGAAGGAGCGGTTTTCTTTCAATACCACTTTCAGGTATAGACCTGGATACTACTACCAGATTGGCTTTGCGAGCGGAAACGTGGCAGCATCGGCAGTACTGGATGCGCAGATCAGTTATAAGCTGGTACAGGCGCATTCACGCATCAAGCTGGGTGCAACTAACCTGACCAATACCTATTACAGAACTGGTTTTGGTAGTCCGGCTATTGGCGGTATGTATTACGCCACTTTCGCTTACAATGTATTCTGA